TATTGATATTCTGACCGGTGATAAGGAATCCGATTTGACTGGATTGGGACTAGAGAATGTGGTGATTCGTAGAAAGGTAACTCCTTTATACAAGAGTGCCGACTTACAAACACGAATGAAGGAAAGAGAGCATCGCACCCTTATGCCGGTATCAGCGCCAAACCTGCTTAGAAATCCGGAAGTGCTATCGAATTGGACGGTATTAAATGGAGGCGTAATTAGTCTTGTCACGGCCGACCAAGTGCCGGTCCCGATTAGTAACGAGATGAGGCAGGTCATCGGTCCGCATCCTGTCATTTTAAAAATCACGCCAGATGGAGTGCGATCACCGATGATGGCGATCAAGTTCAATAGCCGGACATTGCCGTATCAGGGAGATGCTAACAGAAACTTGGCCATGCAATATTTCATTTTGCAAACGGAGTATGAAAGCGGAACGTTATATAAATCAATGGGCCGAATTGCTGCCCAGAATGCGGAGTATATTTTTAACGATGCCATAACTTGGCGTGAAGAAGGTTGGAAGCATCTTCGGGGGAGAGAGCTTGCAAGTCAAACTGGTTTATTGCATGAATTCAGCATATCGTTCATCCCCAAAGTGGGTGAAACCTATATTGCTGGGGTAATGGTGACGTGGGATCATATCGGGTCGTACTCTCCGCATCCACATAGTTATATGACAGATTCCTTAGAAATTGAGGGTCCGGGAAACGGGATTATATTGACGGACTCCGTGACAAGAGCCAGATATCAATTATCTATTGTCAACGGCAGCTTGCAAATTACGCAAAAATGAAAACTGTTTTGTGAATCGATGATTCTCTTCGATAAATCAGCTTTGTTGATCTCGTACATCAACAAGGCTGATTTTTTTGCGGTTAGAACGAAAAGGAGGTGGTATTTAGGATACATATTGTGTCATTTTTATGTAAATTCATGAAAATTAACCTTGACATGATACAAATTGTATCGTAAATTATGGAATGTAAAATATACAGAATGTATCGAAGAGCTTGGACATTCAAGGCATGTTTTTTAATCCATAAAATAAGCGGAGGTTTACAGCCGAATGGAACTTAAACAATATTTCCGAATTGTTCAGAGAAAATGGTGGTTGATTGCTGTTATTGTCGTCATTGCGATGGTAGCAACCGCTGTAAAGAGCTTCTATTTTACGACACCTATCTACGCAGCGAACGCTAAGTTAATTGTAAACCAATTCTCGGGGACAGAGCGGCGACACTCAATGCAAGCACAATTCAAACTAGTATTTTTCTGATCAATTCGTACAAGGAAATTATTAGGTCCTCGGCCGTGATGAACAAAGTGGTTGAACAGTACCCCGAGCTGGGTGAAAGTCCCTCACAAATTGCTGCCAAAATATCTGTTACCTCGGCGAACAATTCACAAGTTATGAATCTGGTTTACGAGGATATCTCTTACACCAAGGCCGCTAGTGTCGTAAATGCTGTCTCCACGGTATTTAAAGAGCAAATTCCAAACATTATGAATGTGGACAATATAACCATTCTGAGCGAAGCGGATCCAACCCTATCTCCTGCGCCTATCAATATAAATCCGGTGATGAACATGTTGATTAGTTTTGTTATCTCACTCCTTCTGGCGATCGGCTTTATATTCCTGCTCGATTATTTGGACGATACCCTCAAGACCGAAGTGGAGATTGCAGAAATCATGGAAGTACCCGTGCTTGCTGTCGTAGGAAGGATCAGCAGAAAAGAGCTGAAGAGGTCCACACGATCGAAAGCTATTCCAAAACAAAAGGCAGGTGAGAGTCAGTATGCGTCGCTCCATCAATAACCATAATCTGATCGTTTCCGCCAATCCGAAATCGCCAATTTCAGAGATTTATCGACTGCTTCGAACCAAGATCCAATTCTTTTATAAAGAACAGGAATTGAAGACCGTTATGGTGACATCGTCACAGCCTGGAGAAGGCAAAAGTACCGCGATAGGCAATTTGGCGGTAGCTTATGCGCAGGAAGGTAAGAGTGTACTACTGATCGATGCAGACCTGCGAAAGCCCTCCTTGCACCGGATGTTCTCGTTGTTAAACTCCCAAGGCTTAAGCACTTTGCTTGCGGGAGGCATAAGTCTTGAGGAAGCGATTCAGGAAACGGCTGTTGAACGATTATCATTGCTGCCATCCGGACCGGTCCCCGTAAATCCATCAGAATTGATCGATTCACCATCTATGCGGGAACTGCTCGAGGTTTCAAAATTGCAATATGATGTCATTCTTGTCGATACGCCATCGGTGCTTTCCGTATCGGACTCCGTAATTGTCAGCGCATTATGCGATGGAGTCATTATGGTAGCTGCAACCGGAAAGGTAAAGAAGGATCATCTTAGAAAGGCGAAGGAGCAGTTGGACCATGTGAATGCCCGGATATTGGGGATTGTGCTGAATTAAACGAAGAGAGCGTCCACAAAGATACGGCTTTCAGGCAGGAATGATAATAGAAGAGGAATGAGTAAGAAAAGGTAATGTCTACTGCACCTCTATCACTGCAGACACTCGGTTACGCTGTGGGTCGTTTCGACCTTAGACATGATTGTCGAGGGTGTAATGTGAGGACGGGTTTAATGCCCTTTTTTCATGAAAGGCTTAGCTATGTTCTTTTCTACAGAGAAGAGTATATAGCTGAGCGTTTCTGCTAAACGGACAATGAGCCTACCCGTTGTCTACATAAAAATATGAGTTGGAGAGTGAATGGGTGATGAGGAGAGTAAAGAAAGCCATTATTCCTGCAGCGGGGCTTGGGACACGTTTTCTGCCTGCAACGAAAGCAATGCCAAAGGAAATGCTTCCGATTGTGGATAAACCCACCATTCAATACATTGTGGAAGAGGCCGTGGCATCGGGAATTGAGGATATTATCATCGTGACGGGTAAAGGCAAGCGTTCAATTGAAGACCATTTCGATCATGCGTTTGAACTGGAGCATAATTTGCTCAGCAAGGGAAAGTATGAATTGCTTAACGAAGTTCGGCGCGCTTCGAATGTTGAAATCCATTACATACGCCAAAAAGAAGCCCGGGGTCTAGGTCATGCCGTTTGGTGTGCACGTAACTTTATAGGAAATGAACCATTTGCCGTCCTATTAGGGGATGATATTGTTCAATCCGATACACCTTGTACTCGGCAATTGGCCCAGCAGTTTGAACGATTGCAGAAGTCGGTTATCGGTGTTCAAAACGTGCCCGATGATCAAACACATCGCTATGGAATTGTGGCTCCACTGGGTAAGATGAATCGCTTGTATGAAGTGGATTATTTTGTAGAGAAGCCTCCTGCCGGTCAAGAACCGTCGAGACTAGCCATCATGGGCCGCTACATATTAACTCCTGAAATTTTTGATTACCTGGAACATCAAGAGGAGGGGGCTGGTGGAGAAATTCAGTTAACGGACGCGATCCAGAAGCTGAATGAAAGTCAGGGCGTATACGCTTACGATTTCGAAGGCACCCGATATGATGTAGGCGAAAAGCTTGGATTTATTATGACCACTCTTGATTTTGCACTTCAAAATGAGGAGCTCCGAAAACCCCTTCTACAAGGTATGGAGACGATTCTTGAAAGAGAGTATTCAAATTCAAATAAAAATTAATAGCTGAAGAGGTGTATCATCCATGTCTCCCAATCCGCAACGTAATGAAGTAGACGTTGTGTTCGAAGTAAATAAACGATATGCAAACGATTTGGCATTAGAGGCGGAACCCAGAGTTTTGTATCTGGCAATAAAACGTGTCATGGATTGCGTATTGGCTTTCATCGGACTTGTTCTGTTGTCGCCACTCTTTGTGATTGTATCCATTCTTATAAAACTGGAGGACCCGAAAGGGTCTGTTTTTTTCTACCAGACACGCATCGGTAAGGATGAGAAGCCATTCCGAATGTACAAATTTCGCTCCATGGTATCGAATGCGGAAGAACTGCTCGAGGAGCTATTGGATCAAAATGAAGTCAGCGGTGCTATGTTCAAAATGAAGAATGATCCTCGTATTACGAAGATTGGGAAATGGATTCGAAAGACGAGCATTGATGAGCTGCCTCAGCTATGGAATGTTCTCTGCGGCGAGATGTCTCTGGTCGGTCCAAGACCGGCACTGCCAAGAGAAGTACAATTATACAGCAATTACGACAGGTTACGATTGAGAGTAAGCCCTGGCTGCACCGGATTGTGGCAGGTGAGCGGTCGTAACAATTTAAGTTTTGATGAGATGTTGGAGCTGGATCTGGAGTATATCGAACGAAGAGGCTTGTGGATGGATCTGAAATTGATACTTCAAACCGTCAAGATCATGATCCTTCCGAATTCAGCCTATTAACTGAGGCGTACTATTGGAATTTTTGAGGGAGATAGGGTGATTGGAAAATATGGAGAGGATCTCTGGATTAAGCTCTTGGAGAAGGAACGCCGCACGAACGATTCGTGGGTCGATACAGGTCGGGGTCATTATAGCGAGCGGTACTTTGATTGGATTGCTCAGTTCCGTTGACTCTCTGCATATTAAACTGCTGGAATTGGTATTCCTGGTCTTATGTATGCTGATCGGGCTGTATATCCAGTTTAAGAGCCCACATGTTCTTATTCCATACTCACTTTTGATATGGACGATCAGCCCTGAGGTAAGACGCTTGCTCGACTGGTCGTTTCAGTCGTACAGCGATACATCGATTATCATGCTGACTCCGTATTCTGTTTCATTGATATTACTGATAACAACGATCAAACACTTTAATCGGATCGATTCGAGAATAAGACTGATCATAAAAATCATTAGCGTGGCATTGATATATGGGTTTATCCTCGGTTTCATGAAATATGGACTGTCTTCTGTATATGACTTGCTGAGCTTATTTGTTCCATTCTTAGTGCTGCTATACGTGAGTGCCAGTCAGTTCGATAAGGGAATTTGGGACAAATGGCTGAGAAGCTTTGCTTATCTTGCGGTCCTTGTAGGAGTCTACGGCATATACCAATACTTGGTTTTGCCTCCTTGGGATCATTTCTGGATGACAACCGCGGATATGAACTCAGTCGGAATACCGGAACCTCAGAAATTCCGGGTGTTCTCTCTGCTGAATTCACCGGGACCAGCAGGTATGTTTCTTGGTTTTGCACTAGCCATTATGATTGTACAAAAAAAGTGGAGAGCGTTTGGCATAGTCGGAATTATGATCGTCGCGTTTGCGCTTCTGCTCACTCTGGTTCGGGTTGGATGGATTACGTGTGTAATAATGATCGTTGCCTATTTTGCCCGTTCCCGATTAAAGAGCAAAGTGCAGTTGGTAGCCTTAGGTGTCATTATGGTGCTGGCGTATACCTTTATTCTTCCGCTCTTGCCGGGGGCCAATCAGGTATCCTCGCGTATTAGCACGTTCGAGTCATTGGAGGAAGATCACTCTTTTAATGAGCGGTTGGACTTTGCTAAATATATTATCTCGGATGTGATATCCAATCCCATTGGAAGAGGACTGGGCAGTTCGGGACTGGGGGTCAAGCTAACCCAGAGTTCGAATACAGTGGCTGTATTTGATAATGGGTATTTAAATTTGTTTTATTCATTTGGGTTACCCCTGGGACTGGCCGTTATTTTTTTATTAGGATATTTGTTCGTAATTCTCTTCAAGATCAGCAAAACAGAGAAGAGTTATGCTCCGATTTCCTTTGCAGCTATTAGTGCGATTCTATTTCTGTTATTAGGAAGTAATGTATTGAGCGGATTAAGCGGATATATTCTACTGCTGATTATCTCACTCGCATTTCCATATGCGTCTACCAATCGGAGGGAACTGTAGCATGTTAATCGTTTTTTTAGGCGACTCCATTACGGAAGGATTAGGTGTCATTCGCTCCAATACCAATTATGCCAACTTGTTGCAGGCTCAGCTCAAGTCACTGCTTTCCCAGCCTGTTGAAATCATGAATTTCGGCTCCAGCGCCATGCAGGTAAACGAATCAAGGGCGAAGTATGAACAGCGTATTATGGAGCTGCAGCCGGATTTCATCGTTTTTGCCCACGGAATTACGGAATCCATTGTACGGGAACAGAAGCAGTATTTGAAATGGCTGCCCAGACGGTGGCGAAGGCCCGGTTGGATGGACCCAAGACCTTATTATTCGACTCGAAAAGCGCGAAGACTTATGGAAAGGCTGGAATCGGCGCTTCGATGGAGAGTGAAGGTGACCCTGATTAAAGTGTTTGGCGGCAGACCATGGATGAGTCTCGAGGATTTTAAACAGCATACGACGGAACTTATTCTGAACATTCTGAATAACAGTCCGAAGACCAAGGTGGTGCTGCTTACTCCCAGTGATATCGAGGAGAAGTACTTTCCGGGATCTGTAGAATCAATGAAGAGGTATAGAGGTATATTGCACGATATTTGCGAGAACAGCAAAGATTCAAACCGGATATTTCTGTGCGACACATCCCAAACCTTGAATAAATGGAGTGATTACTTGGAAGACCGGTTTCATCCGAATGAACTGGGACACAGTAAAATTGCTAAAGCGCTGCTCAGCGCCATTCGTGAGGATTCCCTTGCTGCACAACCATGGATGAAAGAGGTACAACGATGAGAATCTGTCTTGTTACGCACAAGGTGAAGAAGGGAGACGGACAAGGCAGAGTCAATTATGAAGTTATTGTGGAGGCCTTAAAGCAAGGGCACGAAGTGATCGTGATATCCTCAGAGCTGTCGGAGGACCTCCGAAATCATTCCCAAGTGGAGTGGATTAGGATCAATGTTAGCAAAATCCCGATCGCCTTATTACGAAATCAGTTGTTTGCTATCGTTTCCGCATGCTCAATCTGGCTTCGTCGGACCCGCATTCAGCTAGTTGTGGTCAATGGATTCATAACTTATGCCCGGTCTGATATCAATTGTGTGCACTTAGTTCATAGCGCGTGGGTGAAGTCGAAGTATCATCCGTTTCGGGAAAAGAAAACGTTAAGGACGTTTTATCACTTTGTCTACAACGGGATCAATGCCGTTCTGGAGCGAATCGCACTGAAGAAAACCCGGCACATTATTTCCGTATCTGAGCAGGTGAAGCAGGAACTCGTCCGGGATGCAAAATGCGGCGGTCGGCGCATTTCAGTTGTTCATAATGGTGTTGACACGAGCGAATTCTATCCACGTCAGATCAATAGAGCCGGTTATAAACTGGATGAACACACAGTCTACGCCTTGTTTGCAGGAGATTTGAACTCAGGCATAAAAAATCTGGATACAGTGCTCCGTGCGTTATCCGAAGTGGAGCATGTTCACCTGCTGGTTCTAGGAAATGCAGAAAAGAGCCCATATCCGAAAGTTGCCGAACAATTAGGAATTTCGGACCGTGTTCATTTCCTTGGGTATCGGAAGAATATCGCAGATTTTATGGCGCTTGCCGACTTGTTTGTTTTTCCTTCTAGATATGAGTCGTTCTCGCTTGTCATTTTAGAAGCGATGGCATCAGGCCTGCCTGTGATCATGAGCAACCGCTGCGGTGTGGTTGAGCTTCTGTCTGACGATGCAGCCATAATCTTGGACAATCCGGATGATACCAAGGCTCTGACCAATGCAATCAGAGAACTATCCTCCAATCCGGAACAATTAAGAAGGATGGCACGAAGAGCGAGGGAACATGCGCTCCAAAACGACTGGGAGGCCATGGCGATCAAATACATGGAAATATTCAGAGAGACGATGAACGCTCAGTCAGGCATCCTGCCGATCGACAGGCTCGAAGGGAAAGAACGGTATGTTGAAAATACATATACTCAAAAATAAAAGAAGCTGGGGCAGTCTTGGCAATGTCATGCAAACATTTGCATCCAATGTGTTAATCCTCGGTGTCAACGTATTAACAGGTATTATTATCGCAAGGACTTTAGGCCCTGAGGGCCGTGGAGAACAGGCAGCCATGATTATGTGGCCGCAATTCTTGGCGTACTGTTTAACTTTAGGTATGCCGTCGGCGCTGGTCTATTATATGAAAAAAAAAGATGGGAACCAGGGCTCGCTCTATATCACCGCGTTGATTATGTCGTTGATTCTTGGATGCGTGGCCATAGCGATCGGTGCTGCCCTCATTCCGTTCTGGATGAAGGGATACTCACCGGAAGTCATTGAATTTGCGGTGTGGGCACTGGCAGTTTCGCCGCTTGCGATACTAGGCACCATTAATATAGCTGCCTTACAGTCTAGGGAAGAATACTTCTTGTATAATTTCATGCGATATATTCCGGTCCTGGGTATACTGATTCTGCTCTGTGTCCTTGTTGCAACCGGGAATGTTACGTCATTTTATACATCGATTGTATATCTTTTTCCCGCTATTCCAATAACCATATGGATAACAATCAAGCTGGTCTTGCATTATAAAATGAAGCAGAGGAACAAGCTGGAATCCGCTAAAAAGCTGCTCAGTTACGGGGTCCGTTCCTATGGAACCGATGTGGCAGGGACCTTCTCCGGTTATATTGATCAGATTTTGGTAGTAGGGTTACTATCACCGGCCAGCCTTGGCCTTTATGTTGTTTCGCTGAGCCTGTCAAAAATTTTAAATACGATTCAGACTGCGATTACCTCGGTGTTGTTTCCCAAGGCGTCCGGACTTCAACATGCGGAAGCCATTCGACTCACGTTCAAAGTTTATCGCGTTAGTATGCTGGTGACTCTTCTTGTAGGTGCCTCGGTATTTCTTATTGCGCCGTATCTGTTAATTCTCTTGTATGGACAGTCATTTACGGATGCTGTTCCGATATTCCGGATTTTAATCTTCCAAACGGGGATTGCAAGTCTTTCGTGGATTCTTTCACAAGGCTTTATGTCTACTGGCAAGCCGGGGGTAGTTACCATCATTAGAGTATCAACCCTTGGGATTAATATTGTGCTGCTGAATATTCTTATCCCGATACTGGGAATTGAAGGTGCGGCAATCTCGCTGTTGATTACATCCGTCGTGGAATTTATTCTGATCTTCCTGCTCTATACGCTGAAGCATCATATTAAACCACGGGACTTTATCTTGACGAAGATGGATATTGTATGGCTGCTTCAGCGTATTCGTATTCAATTGAGCAGCTAAGGAGTCATACTGTGCCAATTGAACTAGCTTTACCGTTAAATCTTATTGAAGAAAAGAGAGATTATGATGAATATACTTACAACTGGAATGGGTTGGATCGATATTCAGCATGGCGGATTAAACCGTTATTTTGCGGATTATATGAAAGCTATGAAGGAGTATGGCCATACCGAGCTTGGACTGGTCGTAGGTCCTCAGGGGGCTAGTATAGAAACAGATCTTAATATAATCAATACAACGGAAGGAGCAACCCATCACGATCTCCTGTCTCGAATGAGATCTGTTCAGAAGCGTTCCTTTCAAGCAGTTGGCAGCTTTCAGCCCGATGTATATAATCCGCATTTTGCACTCTATTCAGCTATGGTTACAAGGAAGAAAATACCGCCGCATGTCCCAATTGTTACTCATTTTCAAGGACCTTGGGCGTTAGAATCAAAAATTGAGGAGAAGAAGCAGAGCGGAGCCGTGACAGAGGTGAAGTGTTGGCTGAAGAAACAAGTAGAACAAATTAGCTATCGGCGTTCCGACAGCTTCATTGTTCTGAGTCAATATTTTAAAGATATGCTCGTGGAGAACTATGATGTGAAAGAGCGGGACGTTCATATAATTCCAGCGGCTGTAGATCATGAACGCTTCCGTCCTCATCCCAATCGGGAGCAATTGAGAACAGAGCTGGCTATTTCAACTGGTCAGCCCATGCTCTTCTGTATAAGAAGATTAGTCCGTAGGATGGGAATCGATAGGCTGATTCACGCCATGGTAGACGTGATTAAGATACATCCTGAATCTCGCCTGTTCATCGGTGGAGACGGACCCATGCGTGCGGAATACGAAGCGTTAATCGGTCAGCTTGGACTCGCTTCGCATGTTAAATTGCTTGGTAGAATTTCTAACGAAGAGCTTGTTCGGTACTATCAAGCTGCGGATATCAGTGTTGTTCCGACACTTACCTTAGAGGGATTTGGGCTTATAACTGTTGAGTCTCTTGCGTGCGGGACGCCCGTGCTAGGAACTCCATATGGGGGACGAAAGAGATTCTGCAGCAATTGTCGAATGACTTACTGTTCAAAGACGGGACATCTGAGGCCATGAGTGAAAAAATTATTGATGTTCTAAATAACAATTTATTTTTGCCAACCCGGGAAACATGCAGACAACATGTGCTGAATCGGTATACATGGAGCAGGGTGGCGGAAGCTGTAACCGGGTTATTTACGGAAGAGATTGAGAAAAGGAAGGTACTTAGAACATGAGGATTGCCTTCTATAATCATACGAGTACCGTGAGCGGGGGCGAGATTAGCTTGCTGTTGACCGCCAGGCATTTAACCAAAGCGCATCCGATATTGTTTGCACCAGAGGGGGAGCTTCTTCAGAGAGCCCGCAGCCAAGGGCTTGAAGCTGTTGTTATACCAAGCTTTCGTGCGAGGTTAACTAAGAATCCTCTCCTTCTTGTTATATATGTATTCGGTATGCTATGGGCAGGTTGGAGGCTTGCCCTTCTTATGAAGCGAAGCCAGGTAGATCTTATTCATGCCAATTCGATCCGTGCTGGTATGATGGCAGCATTATTCAGATGGTATCATAGGCTTCCTGTCGTATGGCATTTGCGAGATATGCCGCCTAAGGGACTCATTGGAAGGCTTATTCAAAAATTAGCCGTCCATACGACGCAGGCTCTTATCGGTATTTCTGAATCCGTTATTCATAGTATGGATCATCCCTCTTTGCAAGAAAGATGCCATCTTGTGCATAACGGAGTAGAACTGGTTCATTTTGATGCGGCGGAAAAAGACGTGATAAGAGCACGGTTAAGGTCG
This Paenibacillus sp. JZ16 DNA region includes the following protein-coding sequences:
- a CDS encoding Wzz/FepE/Etk N-terminal domain-containing protein — protein: MELKQYFRIVQRKWWLIAVIVVIAMVATAVKSFYFTTPIYAANAKLIVNQFSGTERRHSMQAQFKLVFF
- a CDS encoding YveK family protein; translated protein: MNKVVEQYPELGESPSQIAAKISVTSANNSQVMNLVYEDISYTKAASVVNAVSTVFKEQIPNIMNVDNITILSEADPTLSPAPININPVMNMLISFVISLLLAIGFIFLLDYLDDTLKTEVEIAEIMEVPVLAVVGRISRKELKRSTRSKAIPKQKAGESQYASLHQ
- a CDS encoding CpsD/CapB family tyrosine-protein kinase yields the protein MRRSINNHNLIVSANPKSPISEIYRLLRTKIQFFYKEQELKTVMVTSSQPGEGKSTAIGNLAVAYAQEGKSVLLIDADLRKPSLHRMFSLLNSQGLSTLLAGGISLEEAIQETAVERLSLLPSGPVPVNPSELIDSPSMRELLEVSKLQYDVILVDTPSVLSVSDSVIVSALCDGVIMVAATGKVKKDHLRKAKEQLDHVNARILGIVLN
- the galU gene encoding UTP--glucose-1-phosphate uridylyltransferase GalU translates to MRRVKKAIIPAAGLGTRFLPATKAMPKEMLPIVDKPTIQYIVEEAVASGIEDIIIVTGKGKRSIEDHFDHAFELEHNLLSKGKYELLNEVRRASNVEIHYIRQKEARGLGHAVWCARNFIGNEPFAVLLGDDIVQSDTPCTRQLAQQFERLQKSVIGVQNVPDDQTHRYGIVAPLGKMNRLYEVDYFVEKPPAGQEPSRLAIMGRYILTPEIFDYLEHQEEGAGGEIQLTDAIQKLNESQGVYAYDFEGTRYDVGEKLGFIMTTLDFALQNEELRKPLLQGMETILEREYSNSNKN
- a CDS encoding sugar transferase, translating into MSPNPQRNEVDVVFEVNKRYANDLALEAEPRVLYLAIKRVMDCVLAFIGLVLLSPLFVIVSILIKLEDPKGSVFFYQTRIGKDEKPFRMYKFRSMVSNAEELLEELLDQNEVSGAMFKMKNDPRITKIGKWIRKTSIDELPQLWNVLCGEMSLVGPRPALPREVQLYSNYDRLRLRVSPGCTGLWQVSGRNNLSFDEMLELDLEYIERRGLWMDLKLILQTVKIMILPNSAY
- a CDS encoding O-antigen ligase family protein, with protein sequence MERISGLSSWRRNAARTIRGSIQVGVIIASGTLIGLLSSVDSLHIKLLELVFLVLCMLIGLYIQFKSPHVLIPYSLLIWTISPEVRRLLDWSFQSYSDTSIIMLTPYSVSLILLITTIKHFNRIDSRIRLIIKIISVALIYGFILGFMKYGLSSVYDLLSLFVPFLVLLYVSASQFDKGIWDKWLRSFAYLAVLVGVYGIYQYLVLPPWDHFWMTTADMNSVGIPEPQKFRVFSLLNSPGPAGMFLGFALAIMIVQKKWRAFGIVGIMIVAFALLLTLVRVGWITCVIMIVAYFARSRLKSKVQLVALGVIMVLAYTFILPLLPGANQVSSRISTFESLEEDHSFNERLDFAKYIISDVISNPIGRGLGSSGLGVKLTQSSNTVAVFDNGYLNLFYSFGLPLGLAVIFLLGYLFVILFKISKTEKSYAPISFAAISAILFLLLGSNVLSGLSGYILLLIISLAFPYASTNRREL
- a CDS encoding SGNH/GDSL hydrolase family protein — its product is MLIVFLGDSITEGLGVIRSNTNYANLLQAQLKSLLSQPVEIMNFGSSAMQVNESRAKYEQRIMELQPDFIVFAHGITESIVREQKQYLKWLPRRWRRPGWMDPRPYYSTRKARRLMERLESALRWRVKVTLIKVFGGRPWMSLEDFKQHTTELILNILNNSPKTKVVLLTPSDIEEKYFPGSVESMKRYRGILHDICENSKDSNRIFLCDTSQTLNKWSDYLEDRFHPNELGHSKIAKALLSAIREDSLAAQPWMKEVQR
- a CDS encoding glycosyltransferase family 4 protein; the encoded protein is MDERGTTMRICLVTHKVKKGDGQGRVNYEVIVEALKQGHEVIVISSELSEDLRNHSQVEWIRINVSKIPIALLRNQLFAIVSACSIWLRRTRIQLVVVNGFITYARSDINCVHLVHSAWVKSKYHPFREKKTLRTFYHFVYNGINAVLERIALKKTRHIISVSEQVKQELVRDAKCGGRRISVVHNGVDTSEFYPRQINRAGYKLDEHTVYALFAGDLNSGIKNLDTVLRALSEVEHVHLLVLGNAEKSPYPKVAEQLGISDRVHFLGYRKNIADFMALADLFVFPSRYESFSLVILEAMASGLPVIMSNRCGVVELLSDDAAIILDNPDDTKALTNAIRELSSNPEQLRRMARRAREHALQNDWEAMAIKYMEIFRETMNAQSGILPIDRLEGKERYVENTYTQK
- a CDS encoding oligosaccharide flippase family protein, with the translated sequence MQTFASNVLILGVNVLTGIIIARTLGPEGRGEQAAMIMWPQFLAYCLTLGMPSALVYYMKKKDGNQGSLYITALIMSLILGCVAIAIGAALIPFWMKGYSPEVIEFAVWALAVSPLAILGTINIAALQSREEYFLYNFMRYIPVLGILILLCVLVATGNVTSFYTSIVYLFPAIPITIWITIKLVLHYKMKQRNKLESAKKLLSYGVRSYGTDVAGTFSGYIDQILVVGLLSPASLGLYVVSLSLSKILNTIQTAITSVLFPKASGLQHAEAIRLTFKVYRVSMLVTLLVGASVFLIAPYLLILLYGQSFTDAVPIFRILIFQTGIASLSWILSQGFMSTGKPGVVTIIRVSTLGINIVLLNILIPILGIEGAAISLLITSVVEFILIFLLYTLKHHIKPRDFILTKMDIVWLLQRIRIQLSS
- a CDS encoding glycosyltransferase family 4 protein → MKKREIMMNILTTGMGWIDIQHGGLNRYFADYMKAMKEYGHTELGLVVGPQGASIETDLNIINTTEGATHHDLLSRMRSVQKRSFQAVGSFQPDVYNPHFALYSAMVTRKKIPPHVPIVTHFQGPWALESKIEEKKQSGAVTEVKCWLKKQVEQISYRRSDSFIVLSQYFKDMLVENYDVKERDVHIIPAAVDHERFRPHPNREQLRTELAISTGQPMLFCIRRLVRRMGIDRLIHAMVDVIKIHPESRLFIGGDGPMRAEYEALIGQLGLASHVKLLGRISNEELVRYYQAADISVVPTLTLEGFGLITVESLACGTPVLGTPYGGRKRFCSNCRMTYCSKTGHLRP